From a single Rutidosis leptorrhynchoides isolate AG116_Rl617_1_P2 chromosome 5, CSIRO_AGI_Rlap_v1, whole genome shotgun sequence genomic region:
- the LOC139847584 gene encoding uncharacterized protein isoform X1: MDLDPRVEANVFAIVEAVEEVLETSYILEEDYGLVLGEVWTHGYTTNGIAKSLISTDIFFTEEFSDYMGQYFYIGDGFGGLTLKALETYETYFSTKLKYVKGEKKGLIPATASESCCFLAICMKNINVEHVDYVFEMIFKLDDNNIHNPYVFLDSLFERLNSCWPSFKLSSGAQLGRHPIVVDVDTFVELEKPLKMINKSNKSEDALKWKEEEEEDCKEEDVKQQQFGTSNSTNLYNNTTNTYDDGGCMDVRIYISASTEFEDLKTKISQRFDDLVSDNDYRVTYSLRGLTRPLWIELESDQDLKKCISLCRSNEINQLPIRIIPLVQHAFRPKSRHALLEIFPQVGGSPASHICCT; the protein is encoded by the exons ATGGACCTGGATCCTCGAGTAGAG GCCAACGTGTTTGCCATTGTAGAGGCAGTAGAGGAAGTTCTAGAAACAAGTTATATCCTTGAAGAAGATTATGGCCTAGTTCTTGGTGAAGTTTGGACGCATGGTTATACTACAAATGGGATTGCCAAGAGTTTAATCAGTACAGACATTTTTTTTACAGAAGAATTTTCGGATTATATGGGTCAATATTTTTATATAGGTGATGGGTTTGGTGGACTCACTCTTAAGGCGCTTGAAACTTACGAAACATATTTCTCCACAAAATTAAAATATGTTAAAGGGGAGAAAAAAGGATTGATCCCTGCAACTGCTTCCGAATCTTGCTGCTTTCTTGCCATATGCATGAAGAATATTAACGTTGAACATGTTGATTATGTTTTTGAGATGATATTCAAATTAGATGACAACAACATCCACAACCCTTATGTGTTCTTGGATTCACTCTTTGAAAGACTAAATAGTTGTTGGCCAAGTTTCAAGTTATCATCTGGGGCACAACTTGGACGTCATCCGATTGTTGTAGATGTTGACACTTTTGTAGAATTGGAAAAACCTTTAAAG ATGATTAACAAGTCTAACAAGTCTGAGGATGCCCTTaaatggaaagaagaagaagaagaagattgcaAGGAGGAGGATGTGAAGCAACAACAATTTGGAACATCCAATTCAACAAACctctataataatactactaatacttatgatgatGGAG GTTGCATGGATGTGCGTATCTACATCTCGGCCTCAACTGAATTTGAAGATCTGAAGACGAAAATCTCTCAAAGGTTTGATGATCTGGTTTCCGACAATGATTACAGGGTGACCTACTCACTTCGGGGGTTGACTAGACCATTATGGATCGAGCTAGAAAGCGATCAAGACTTGAAGAAGTGCATTAGTCTTTGCAGAAGCAATGAAATCAATCAACTTCCAATACGAATCATCCCTCTTGTACAACATGCATTCCGCCCCAAATCAAGACACGCTTTACTTGAGATATTTCCACAAGTTGGTGGATCACCGGCCAGTCACATTTGTTGCACATGA
- the LOC139847584 gene encoding uncharacterized protein isoform X4 has protein sequence MVILQFTKGIAKCIISSDIYFNREFSDYVRQCIYIGDGFGGLAQKALETYETYFTTKLKFITGEKKGLIPETAAESCCFLAICMKNINVEHVDYVFEMIFKLDDDNIHHPYVFLDSLFEKLKSCWPSFKLSSGAQLGRHPIVVDVDTFIELEKPLKMINKSNKSEDALKWKEEEEEDCKEEDVKQQQFGTSNSTNLYNNTTNTYDDGGCMDVRIYISASTEFEDLKTKISQRFDDLVSDNDYRVTYSLRGLTRPLWIELESDQDLKKCISLCRSNEINQLPIRIIPLVQHAFRPKSRHALLEIFPQVGGSPASHICCT, from the exons ATGGTtat ACTACAATTTACAAAGGGGATTGCCAAGTGTATCATCAGTTCAGACATATATTTTAATAGAGAATTTTCGGATTATGTGAGACAATGTATTTATATAGGTGATGGCTTTGGTGGACTCGCTCAGAAGGCGCTTGAAACATACGAAACATACTTTACCACAAAATTAAAATTTATTACAGGGGAGAAAAAAGGATTGATCCCTGAAACTGCTGCTGAATCTTGCTGCTTTCTTGCCATATGCATGAAGAATATTAACGTTGAACATGTTGATTATGTTTTTGAGATGATATTCAAATTAGATGATGACAACATCCACCACCCTTATGTGTTCTTGGATTCACTCTTTGAAAAACTAAAGAGTTGTTGGCCAAGTTTCAAGTTATCATCTGGGGCACAACTTGGACGTCATCCGATTGTTGTAGATGTTGACACTTTTATAGAATTGGAAAAACCTTTAAAG ATGATTAACAAGTCTAACAAGTCTGAGGATGCCCTTaaatggaaagaagaagaagaagaagattgcaAGGAGGAGGATGTGAAGCAACAACAATTTGGAACATCCAATTCAACAAACctctataataatactactaatacttatgatgatGGAG GTTGCATGGATGTGCGTATCTACATCTCGGCCTCAACTGAATTTGAAGATCTGAAGACGAAAATCTCTCAAAGGTTTGATGATCTGGTTTCCGACAATGATTACAGGGTGACCTACTCACTTCGGGGGTTGACTAGACCATTATGGATCGAGCTAGAAAGCGATCAAGACTTGAAGAAGTGCATTAGTCTTTGCAGAAGCAATGAAATCAATCAACTTCCAATACGAATCATCCCTCTTGTACAACATGCATTCCGCCCCAAATCAAGACACGCTTTACTTGAGATATTTCCACAAGTTGGTGGATCACCGGCCAGTCACATTTGTTGCACATGA
- the LOC139847134 gene encoding casein kinase II subunit beta-2-like produces MYRERGGIGSKGKMERSSTATSSRAGGTGLSLSNGKETIVNNNNSNKDRSSPGNPKISSSSRSSYPNKKHSKGEENVVEESETDSEESDVSGSDGEDTSWISWFCSLRGNEFFCEVDENYIQDDFNLCGLSSQVPYYDYALDLILDVESSHGDMFSEEQNEIIESAAEMLYGLIHVRYILTTKGLGTMLEKYKNAEFGRCPRVYCCGQPCLPVGQSDISRQNNVKIFCPKCEDIYTPQSRFQDNLDGAYFGSTFPHLFLMTYGHLKPQKTTQDYVPRVFGFKVHKP; encoded by the exons ATGTACAGAGAAAGAGGTGGAATAGGATCCAAGGGTAAAATGGAACGATCTTCAACGGCTACAAGTTCCAGAGCTGGCGGAACAGGGTTGAGTTTAAGCAACGGAAAAGAaactattgttaataataataatagcaataaagaCCGTTCATCACCTGGAAACCCTAAAATTTCTTCGTCTTCTAGGTCATCTTATCCTAATAAGAAACATTCCAAAG GAGAGGAAAATGTAGTAGAGGAATCTGAAACAGATAGCGAAGAATCAGATGTTAGCGGCTCAGATGGGGAGGATACATCATGGATATCATGGTTTTGCAGTCTACGTGGGAATGAGTTTTTTTGTGAAGTTGATGAAAATTATATCCAAGACGATTTTAATCTGTGTGGTTTGAGTAGCCAAGTTCCTTATTATGATTACGCCCTTGATTTAATTCTGGACGTCGAATCGTCTCACG GTGATATGTTTTCAGAAGAGCAAAATGAAATAATTGAATCGGCAGCAGAGATGCTATATGGTCTAATTCATGTACGATATATTTTAACCACTAAAGGATTGGGTACTATG CTCGAGAAGTATAAAAACGCAGAATTTGGCAGATGCCCAAGAGTGTACTGCTGTGGTCAACCCTGCCTTCCCGTTGGTCAATCAGACATTTCTAGACAAAACAATGTTAAAATATTCTGTCCAAAATGTGAAGATATTTATACCCCTCAATCCAGGTTTCAAGATA ACCTGGATGGAGCTTATTTTGGGTCAACATTTCCACATTTGTTCTTGATGACGTATGGACACCTCAAACCACAAAAGACAACGCAGGATTACGTTCCTAGAGTCTTTGGCTTCAAGGTTCACAAGCCATGA
- the LOC139848137 gene encoding phospholipid-transporting ATPase 6-like has protein sequence MGKRGIGAKLLRSSLYTLANIRTKPSYKKEEATGELSGYPRVIHVNQPTVVPEDTSAPIFCSNYVSTTKYTFYNFLPIALFEQFNRVANFYFLVAAGLTFTDYAPFEWPSQVVPLALVVGFSLAKEMYEDLQRNWQDKAANCRKSTVHIGNGVFDSKQWREVCVGDIVKVKKDEFFPADLLLLQSSYEDGMSYVETMNLDGETNLKVKRALQNLSFPIVDDDKSSHFKDFKATIRCENPNSNLYTFTGNLEYDGHIHPLEPAQLLLRDSKLRNTEFVFGVAVFTGNDTKVMQNTTQSPSKRSKIELQMDKIIYLLFGLLIFISIVSASGFGLFVRNMVPFWWYLMPDVPGEDFDINNFLISGLRHLVTALMLYGYLVPISLYVSIEAVKILQARFINNDLHLYDEVTGVPANARTSNLNEQLGQVDTILSDKTGTLTCNQMDFLKCSIAGCPYGKRLSEVELAAAKQIAAQLESNDAESSSDDAASLEAITINDDGNVNKKETIKGFSFQDDRLQNGNWLKEPNADVILLFFRILAVCHTAIPEVNEKTGELTYEAESPDEGAFLVAAREFGFHFIKRTQNSVVVRERLSKDQEPVEKEYNILTLLDFTSKRKRMSVIVRDETGQILMFCKGADTIIFDRLASNGKMYLESTTKHLNDYGDAGMRTLALAYKKLEESEYSNWAEKFHKAQIASGPNREELLEELSDSMERELTLVGSTAVEDKLQKGVPECIDRLALAGLKIWVLTGDKMETAINIGFSCSLLRQGMKQICIVVDAEMLAESGKNVIKENILTQITNAAQMIQNKKDTRNSPFALIIEGKTLTYALEDDLKFQFLNLAVNCASVICCRVSPKQKALVVRLVKEGTGRTTLGIGDGANDVGMIKEADIGIGISGVEGMQAVMASDFSIAQFRFLERLLIVHGHWCYKRISKMICYFFYKNITLALTLFYFEAETGFSGQMHYDDWYMLLYNVFLTSCPVLALGVLEKDICAEFCLQFPALYQQGPKNLFFDWYRIIGWLANGVYASFVIYLVNLKIFSPESFRKEGQTADMYVIGTAMFTSIIWVVNVQIFLISHYLTRVQLHTIWGSIVVWYLIVYIYGMMPVKWSSGNIYHQLTEVLGPAHKFYLSTVFVTLLCNLPYLIHISYQRCYNPEDHHVLQEMKNLRKDVTDRKMWKSEQDKARQETEIGLSARVDAKMRNMKGRMTRKYSSLAVRSS, from the exons ATGGGAAAACGTGGTATTGGGGCAAAGCTGCTTCGTAGCAGCCTATACACATTAGCTAAcatccgtacaaaaccatcgtacaAAAAAGAAGAAGCTACCGGTGAATTATCCGGCTATCCACGTGTCATCCACGTCAACCAACCCACCGTCGTCCCAGAAGACACGTCAGCACCAATCTTTTGTTCAAACTATGTATCAACAACTAAATATACCTTCTATAACTTTCTCCCAATAGCCTTGTTTGAACAATTTAACCGTGTGGCCAATTTTTATTTCCTGGTTGCAGCCGGTTTAACGTTCACCGATTACGCACCTTTCGAATGGCCTAGTCAAGTTGTACCATTAGCATTGGTGGTTGGTTTTAGTCTTGCGAAAGAAATGTACGAAGATCTTCAACGAAATTGGCAAGATAAAGCTGCGAATTGTCGAAAATCGACTGTTCATATTGGAAACGGTGTGTTTGATTCGAAACAATGGCGCGAAGTTTGTGTTGGTGATATTGTTAAAGTTAAAAAAGATGAGTTTTTTCCTGCTGATTTGTTGTTGTTACAATCTAGTTATGAAGATGGTATGTCTTATGTTGAAACCATGAATTTAGATGGTGAGACTAATTTAAAAGTTAAAAGAGCTTTACAAAATTTATCATTTCCTATAGTTGATGATGATAAATCATCTCATTTTAAGGATTTTAAAGCGACGATTCGTTGTGAAAATCCTAATTCGAATCTTTATACGTTTACGGGGAACTTAGAATACGATGGACATATTCATCCGCTTGAACCGGCTCAACTTCTTCTTCGTGATTCGAAGCTTAGAAACACCGAATTTGTGTTTGGTGTTGCGGTTTTCACCGGGAACGATACTAAAGTTATGCAAAATACGACACAATCGCCTTCTAAAAGAAGCAAAATCGAGTTACAAATGGACAAGATTATATACTTGTTATTCGGTTTGTTGATATTTATCTCGATTGTTAGCGCGTCGGGGTTTGGATTATTCGTTAGGAATATGGTCCCGTTTTGGTGGTATTTAATGCCCGATGTACCCGGAGAGGATTTCGATATAAACAATTTCTTGATTTCGGGGTTACGTCATCTTGTAACCGCACTTATGTTGTACGGTTATTTAGTACCGATTTCGTTATATGTTTCGATTGAAGCAGTTAAGATTTTGCAAGCGAGATTTATCAACAACGATTTGCATTTGTATGATGAAGTTACTGGTGTCCCTGCGAATGCAAGAACGTCTAATTTGAACGAACAATTAGGGCAAGTTGATACAATTCTTTCGGATAAAACGGGCACATTGACTTGCAATCAAATGGATTTTTTAAAGTGTTCGATCGCAGGGTGTCCTTACGGGAAACGGCTTAGCGAAGTCGAACTTGCGGCTGCGAAACAAATTGCTGCGCAACTTGAATCGAACGATGCAGAATCATCTTCAGATGATGCTGCATCGTTAGAGGCTATTACGATTAACGATGATGGTAACGTTAATAAAAAGGAAACGATAAAGGGGTTTAGTTTTCAAGATGATCGTTTACAGAACGGTAATTGGTTAAAAGAACCGAATGCTGATGTCATCTTGTTGTTTTTTCGTATTCTTGCTGTTTGTCATACTGCAATACCCGAAGTAAATGAAAAAACAGGGGAGTTAACGTACGAAGCTGAGTCACCAGACGAAGGTGCGTTTCTTGTTGCAGCTCGAGAATTCGGGTTTCATTTTATTAAACGAACTCAAAATAGCGTTGTGGTTCGCGAGCGTTTATCGAAGGATCAAGAACCTGTTGAGAAAGAATACAATATCTTAACTCTGTTAGATTTCACTAGCAAACGAAAACGAATGTCGGTGATCGTACGCGATGAAACGGGCCAAATTCTTATGTTTTGTAAAGGTGCGGATACGATCATTTTCGATCGATTAGCGAGTAACGGGAAAATGTACCTCGAATCAACAACGAAGCATTTGAATGATTACGGTGATGCAGGGATGCGTACGTTAGCACTCGCGTATAAAAAGCTTGAAGAAAGCGAGTACTCGAATTGGGCTGAAAAGTTTCACAAGGCCCAAATTGCGTCAGGCCCAAATCGAGAGGAGCTTCTAGAAGAACTGTCTGATTCAATGGAACGAGAACTGACACTCGTCGGTTCAACTGCTGTTGAAGATAAGTTACAAAAAGGTGTTCCTGAATGTATTGATCGATTAGCGTTAGCCGGTTTAAAGATTTGGGTTTTAACGGGCGATAAAATGGAAACAGCGATTAATATCGGGTTTTCGTGTAGTTTGTTACGACAAGGTATGAAGCAGATTTGTATTGTTGTTGATGCTGAAATGTTAGCTGAATCTGGTAAAAATGTTATAAAGGAGAATATATTAACACAAATCACAAATGCAGCACAAATGATTCAGAACAAAAAAGATACTCGTAATTCACCGTTTGCTTTGATTATCGAAGGGAAAACGTTAACGTACGCTTTAGAAGACGATTTAAAGTTTCAGTTTTTAAACCTGGCGGTTAATTGTGCGTCTGTTATATGTTGTCGAGTTTCGCCAAAGCAAAAGGCGTTGGTGGTTAGGTTAGTTAAAGAAGGAACTGGTAGAACGACGTTAGGGATCGGTGATGGTGCAAACGACGTTGGTATGATTAAAGAAGCCGATATTGGAATAG GTATAAGCGGCGTTGAAGGTATGCAAGCAGTTATGGCTAGCGATTTCTCGATTGCACAATTTCGATTCTTGGAAAGATTATTGATTGTTCATGGACATTGGTGTTACAAAAGAATATCAAAGATGATTTGTTACTTTTTCTACAAGAACATAACTTTAGCCCTAACATTATTCTACTTTGAAGCCGAAACGGGGTTTTCGGGACAAATGCATTACGACGATTGGTACATGTTGCTTTACAACGTGTTTCTCACTTCGTGTCCCGTTCTCGCGCTTGGCGTTTTGGAAAAAGATATATGCGCCGAGTTTTGTTTACAGTTTCCCGCGTTATATCAACAAGGCCCTAAAAACTTGTTCTTCGATTGGTACAGGATAATCGGGTGGTTAGCAAATGGTGTCTACGCTTCGTTTGTTATATATCTCGTAAATCTAAAAATCTTTAGTCCCGAATCGTTTCGTAAAGAAGGACAAACAGCCGATATGTATGTGATAGGTACGGCTATGTTCACAAGCATCATTTGGGTGGTTAATGTGCAAATCTTTTTAATATCACATTATTTGACACGTGTACAATTACACACGATTTGGGGTAGTATCGTCGTATGGTATTTGATAGTTTACATATATGGAATGATGCCGGTTAAATGGTCATCGGGCAATATATACCATCAACTGACTGAAGTTCTTGGGCCGGCTCATAAATTCTATTTATCGACGGTTTTTGTGACGTTGTTATGTAACTTGCCGTATCTTATTCATATATCTTATCAAAGATGTTATAATCCGGAAGATCATCATGTTCTTCAAGAAATGAAGAATTTGAGGAAAGATGTGACGGATAGGAAGATGTGGAAGAGCGAACAAGATAAAGCGAGACAAGAAACGGAGATAGGTTTATCGGCACGAGTTGATGCGAAAATGAGGAACATGAAAGGGCGAATGACGAGAAAGTATTCTTCGCTTGCGGTTCGTTCTTCATGA